In Tachysurus vachellii isolate PV-2020 chromosome 3, HZAU_Pvac_v1, whole genome shotgun sequence, one genomic interval encodes:
- the LOC132842132 gene encoding uncharacterized protein LOC132842132: MMRKKQQHKDDATSTSHLLEGPFKDYGIFFQPYSPQTDLIIVLQTPSMRDNLHKYGREIVFMDATHGVNQYGFPLFTLVVRDSHGHGIPVAYIILGNEKQDTLQLALEKLKPSFSVLPRCFMVDKDQAEINAIWRVFNESDILLCWYHVTQAVTRWLSRSESGVSGPEKANSRADIMQFMSELKSCSTVCCYFISFTLERKTQM, from the exons atgatgagaaaaaaacagcaacacaaaGATGATGCCACTAGTACCTCACACCTTCTAGAGGGCCCTTTTAAAGACTATGGTATTTTTTTCCAGCCTTATAGTCCTCAAACAGATCTTATCATAGTTCTCCAAACACCATCCATGAGAGACAACCTTCATAAATATGGAAGAGAGATTGTTTTTATGGATGCGACACATGGTGTCAACCAGTATGGttttcctttatttacattAGTTGTCAGAGACAGTCATGGACATGGAATCCCTGTTGCCTATATCATCTTGGGAAATGAGAAGCAGGACACACTTCAGCTGGCTCTGGAAAAGCTAAAACCATCATTTTCTGTACTTCCAAG gtgCTTTATGGTTGATAAAGATCAGGCTGAAATCAATGCCATCTGGAGAGTGTTCAACGAGTCTGACATTCTCCTTTGTTGGTACCATGTAACACAA GCAGTAACTCGTTGGCTGTCAAGATCTGAATCTGGTGTGAGTGGGCCTGAAAAAGCAAATTCAAGAGCAGACATCATGCAGTTTATGTCAGAGCTGAAATCCTGTTCAACGGTGTGTTgctatttcatttcttttaca ctggagagaaagacacagatgTAA
- the LOC132842599 gene encoding uncharacterized protein LOC132842599 has translation MYQLSSLEVVLIPLKGGISSLNEVYKALIEADVDPVTGKFSNYDYIRQQIVQAHQLLKQSEQEASSGLKSLDENLKRLIQGEGKLKQEMNDTKLTLDNFRKERGSNENLLRAVQGALEQTRRNLDSAIHTLQGQQKRKRDAEIVTAVGAGVSFIPIIGWIAGPAMMISGGIELDQANKAVHVAQEEVRNYELKVSQYVSKISQTEHNISQKDDQLKQIREGIQKVKKQKQSVAEFQGKVRGAVNLLVVLSGRVSVAEHQTRRFILQEPVMKVMGDVMTAVEQIIGNELLYCNDLPRLIDQMQEYNQRLAATYDPREQLNITKTCCFFCFQQRFLKIC, from the exons ATGTATCAGCTTTCATCATTGGA AGTTGTTCTCATTCCACTGAAAGGTGGGATCTCCTCCCTGAATGAAGTCTATAAGGCTCTTATTGAGGCAGATGTAGATCCTGTAACTGGGAAATTCTCCAACTACGACTACATCAGACAGCAGATAGTACAGGCTCATCAGCTCCTGAAGCAGTCAGAACAGGAAGCCAGTTCAGGGTTAAAGAGTCTGGATGAAAACTTAAAGAGACTGATACAAGGAGAGGGGAAACTCAAGCAGGAGATGAACGACACAAAACTAACCTTAGACAACTTTAGAAAAGAGAGGGGATCAAATGAAAATTTACTCAGAGCAGTTCAGGGAGCTCTGGAGCAGACCAGGAGAAATCTGGATTcagcaatacacacacttcagggTCAGCAGAAAAGGAAACGTGATGCTGAAATTGTCACAGCTGTTGGGGCAGGAGTGTCATTTATACCTATCATTGGATGGATTGCAG GTCCTGCCATGATGATTAGTGGTGGAATTGAACTTGATCAAGCAAACAAAGCTGTCCATGTGGCTCAAGAGGAGGTGAGAAACTATGAACTTAAAGTATCTCAGTACGTGTCTAAGATTTCCCAGACCGAACATAACATCAGTCAGAAAGATGACCAGCTAAAGCAGATACGTGAAGGAATCCAGAAGGTGAAGAAGCAGAAACAGTCTGTAGCTGAGTTCCAGGGGAAAGTGAGAGGAGCTGTCAATCTTCTGGTTGTCCTGAGTGGGAGGGTCAGTGTGGCTGAACATCAGACTCGCAGATTCATCCTCCAGGAGCctgtgatgaaggtgatggGGGATGTGATGACGGCTGTAGAGCAGATCATAGGGAATGAGCTCCTCTATTGCAATGACCTGCCAAGACTCATCGATCAAATGCAGGAGTACAACCAACGACTAGCAGCCACCTATGACCCCAGAGAACAGCTCAATATCACAAAAACatgctgtttcttttgttttcaacagagatttttaaagatttgttGA
- the LOC132842153 gene encoding uncharacterized protein LOC132842153 yields MSVTSLPLSAGEDTFELHSVELELEAVEKQIRDLPAQRTQEVVWPGAVHSSTRAPHIPGAAVEDTCRAPVEDPPTTTTTAGLRDPHPEPLRETARDTVIIGDSIIRHVRATVAKGKARTHCLPGAHVLDVAAQVPRVGSRNIGAVVLHAGSNDTSLRQSEIPKRDFKTLVETARSTAPTARIIVSGPLPAYQRGIERLFRTDGLHPSRVGVEILLDQGAAHLLTASRE; encoded by the exons ATGTCGGTTACgtctctgcctttgagtgcaggtgaggacacgttcgagctgcactcggtggaactggagctggaggccgtggagaagcagatccgcgACCTACCG GCCCAACGCACCCAGGAAGTGGTCTGGCCAGGCGCAGTTCACTCCAGCACCAGGGCACCGCATATCCCGGGTGCAGCAGTGGAGGACACGTGCCGGGCCCCGGTCGAGgacccccccaccaccaccaccactgctggtcttcgagatccccacccggaacCGCTTCGCGAGACGGCCCGTgacactgtgatcatcggagactccatcaTCCGCCACGTtcgtgctactgtggctaaaggtaaggctcgcactcactgcttacctggtgcccatgttcttgatgtcgctgcacaggtacctagggtCGGGAGCAGAAACAtcggagctgtggttcttcacgccggctcgaacgacaccagcctgaggcagtcggagatcccgaagagagacttcaagaccctggtggagacggctcgcagcacagcgcccacggcgaggatcatcgtgtccggaccacttccagcataccagcgaggaattgaaag gctgttccgcactgacggcctgcaccccagcagagttggagtgGAGATCCTCTTGGaccagggcgctgcacaccttctgactg CATCCAGGGAATAA
- the slc25a19 gene encoding mitochondrial thiamine pyrophosphate carrier, whose protein sequence is MVGYDPGTSTVSPEDAALAGSAAGLVTRAIISPMDVLKIRFQLQVERVSSSRPEGKYRSIMQAWRCILGEEGPSAFWKGHVAAQMLSICYGAVQFASFQALTELIHKTTSYNSQAAGVHFLCGGLAACSATVACQPLDTLRTRFAAQGEPKVYRNLRQAVSTMFIQEGALTFYRGLTPTLVAVFPYAGLQFFSYNILKKLLDDNKTCKGGLQSLVSGSVAGVISKTLTYPFDLFKKRLQVGGFEQARVHFGQVRTYHGLLDCVKRIAREEGPAAFYKGLSPSLIKAAMSTGLTFFWYEFFTNTISSLRRKC, encoded by the exons ATGGTGGGCTATGACCCAGGCACCAGCACCGTCTCTCCGGAGGACGCGGCCCTGGCCGGCTCAGCAGCAGGCCTCGTGACCCGCGCCATCATCAGTCCAATGGACGTACTTAAGATCCGCTTCCAG ctgcAGGTGGAGCGCGTCTCATCTTCCAGGCCTGAGGGGAAGTACAGAAGCATAATGCAGGCATGGCGTTGCATTCTGGGAGAAGAAGGACCTTCAGCTTTCTGGAAAGGCCACGTCGCTGCTCAGATGCTGTCCATCTGCTACGGAGCCGTGCAG TTTGCAAGTTTCCAGGCTCTCACTGAACTCATTCATAAGACCACGTCCTATAACAGTCAGGCAGCCGGTGTTCACTTCCTGTGTGGAGGACTGGCTGCGTGTTCTGCTACCGTGGCCTGCCAGCCCCTCGACACACTCCGCACACGCTTCGCTGCTCAAGGAGAAcccaag GTTTACAGGAACCTCCGTCAAGCCGTGAGCACCATGTTCATCCAGGAGGGGGCGCTCACCTTCTACAGAGGCCTCACTCCCACACTGGTGGCCGTGTTCCCTTACGCCGGCCTCCAGTTCTTCAGCTACAACATCCTCAAAAAGTTACTGGACGACAACAAGACATGTAAAG GTGGTCTGCAGAGTCTGGTGAGCGGCAGTGTGGCCGGAGTCATCAGTAAAACCCTCACCTACCCCTTCGACCTGTTCAAAAAGAGACTGCAGGTGGGCGGCTTCGAGCAGGCCAGAGTGCACTTCGGACAG GTCCGGACGTACCACGGACTGCTGGACTGTGTGAAGCGCATCGCTCGAGAGGAAGGTCCGGCCGCCTTCTATAAGGGTCTTTCTCCCAGCCTGATAAAGGCAGCCATGTCCACCGGCCTCACCTTCTTCTGGTACGAGTTCTTCACCAACACCATCTCCAGCCTGAGGAGGAAGTGCTGA